Genomic window (Candidatus Omnitrophota bacterium):
TGCTTTGGTTCTTTCTAGGGTTGGCGCGGCGGTGATTATTGAGGAGTCAAATCTTTCGGAAGCGCGTTTGCATAATGAGATTATCTCTTTTTTTAAGAAAGAAAAAAATAAGGCAAGTTTTGATGAGGGCATGAAGCAGCTTCAGATGTTTGATTCAGAAAAAAAACTAGCGCAAGAGGTCGTTAATTTAAGAAAATGAGACGAAGCGTATATTTCTTAATAATAGTTTTGTTTTTTAACGTAATGTCGATATCGTCTGCATCTAATGAGTGGAATGAACTAAAGAGTCGTCATTTTATCATTTATTATAAAGATGCGCCTCGAGAGTTTATTAAAACTGTTGAGAAGTCTTCAGAAAGTTATTATTTTGATATTATTGACGAGCTTGGTTTTACGCGTGATAAGATTTGGACATGGGATGAACGCGTTAAAATTTATATTTATAATGACCAGGATGATTACGTTGCATCGGCTCAGCAGGTACCCTGGTCTTCAGGATCAACGATTTTGGGATCAAAGGTGATTAAGACGTTTCCAGCGGCGCATGGATTTTTTGATTCGTTATTGCCGCATGAATTGGGGCATATTATTTTTAGGGATTATGTTGGTTTTGAGTCAG
Coding sequences:
- a CDS encoding peptidase MA family metallohydrolase, translating into MSISSASNEWNELKSRHFIIYYKDAPREFIKTVEKSSESYYFDIIDELGFTRDKIWTWDERVKIYIYNDQDDYVASAQQVPWSSGSTILGSKVIKTFPAAHGFFDSLLPHELGHIIFRDYVGFESDIPLWFDEGIAMYQEKAKRWGATQRVKDAIKNKSFQNLSDLRLTRTSSQDDVILFYAESASVVQYLISEFGSFKFLNFCRNLKKGLSFDRALKKSYYRFENVDGLNKAWVGYLKK